In Synergistales bacterium, the genomic stretch GTTGACCGTGGGAACCAGAATCCCGATCCGGGCTCCCGGCGCCAGTGCGACAGCGGCTGTCTCCAGGCACTCCCACGGCTTGGGCACATCGAGAAAGAGGGCGTCCACATCCCGTTCGTCGAAGCCCTCTTCGACCTCCCGTACCTTGAAGGTGACCCGGTCTTCCACCCCCCAGCGGCAGCAGTTGGCCATGGCGAGCTCGGTGAAGTTCTGCCGCTTGTCGTAGGAATAGACCCGCCCGCCGTCGCCGACAAAATGAGCGAAGACGGTTGTCAGAGCCCCCGAACCGGTACCGCACTCGAGCACCCTCGCTCCCGGGGCAATGCCGAGATGGAGCAGCAGGTAGCCCGCTTCCTTGGGGTAGACAATCTGGGTCTGCCGTTTCAGTCGGCGGACAAAACCACCCAGCTGGGGTCTGAGGAGGTACAGGCGGTTGCCTGTATGGGTCGTGACGGCGTCACCGAACCCCTGCTCCATTATCTCGTCGTGGCCCACCTTGCCGAGGTGGCTCCCCAGAGAGGCGCCCTCCCGGAGCCGGACAATGAAGCTGTCGCCCTTCCTGGGCGACCAGAGAACGACGAGGGTACCCGGCTCCATCATTTGCCCCCGGAGAGATTGTGCATCACCGCATCGGCCAGATCCGCCGGGGAAAGCCCCATCTCGGCGATAACCTGGTCGGAACCGCCCGAGGCGCCGTAGCGGCTGACACCGAGAGAGGCAAAGGCCGTCCGCACCCCCATGGCGCAGAGTTCGGCGGCGATCAACGAACCAAGCCCGCTCCGGACATTGTGGTCCTCGTAGGTCACCACACAGCCGGTGCGCGCGGCCTCCCGCAGCGCCTCCCTGTCGAGATCCAGCGGGGAGGCGACGTGGTAGACGGCGCAGCGGCAACCCTGCTTTTCCAGCAATTCCCGCGCCTGGAGGGCCCGCCAGGCCATGTGTCCCATGGTCAGGATCGCGGCGTCGTCTCCGGCGCGAAGGCGATCGACGGCACCGTAGGTAAAGCTGTAGTCACCGCCGAAAAGGGGGGCGCCGTCCTCGCCGGTGAGCACCGGCAGCTTGCTCCGGCCCATGGCCAGACAGACATTCCCCGCTTCCCCCAGGGCGTAGCGTGTCGCCCGATCGGCCTGATTGGGGTCGGCAGGCACAATGAGGCGCCAACCGAAGAGATTCCTGAGCAGTCCCACATAGTCGATGCACTGATGGGTCATCCCGTCCTCGCCGACATCGAGCCCCACATGAGTCAGTGCAAGGGTCAGGCTGGTTCTGTTGATATCGTTGAGCCGCTGCTGGTTGTAGGCCTCGTCGATGCCGAAGACACCGAAATCCGCCCAGACCGGCACCACGCCCCCCGCCGATGCGGCCCCGGCCACCGTAGCGGTGGCGTGCTCCTGGATCCCCAGCTCGAAGAAGTGCTCGGGACAGCGCTTGGCGAAGTCCTTCACCTTCACGGAACCGGCCAGATCGCAGTCGAATACGGCCAGCGGGGTCGGAGAGGAGCCGTTCCGCTCCCCCACATCGGCGAGGGCAGCACCGAAGGCCGAACGGTTGTCGGTTTTTCTATCCGCCGGGTAGGTGATGGGCTCACCGATATCGATGGCAACAGGCAGCGGCGCCACCTCTCTCCCTTTTGCGGGGGCCTCCGCCTCCCTCCGCTCTCCGGCCTGCCGGAACATGGCGAGGTCCCCGCCAAGAATGGCAAAGGCCTCTTCAAGCTGCTCTGCCGACGCGGCCTTTCCGTGGTAATCGGGGACATCCTCCATAAAGGGAACCCCCCGACCCATCCGGGTGGAACAGAGCAGCACCACCGGGCGGTCGGCGTTGCGGCTGTACCGCAATCCCTCGTAGAGCGCCGCCGGATCGTGGCCATCCACGTGGAGCACCTCCCAGCCGTCGGCCTCCCAGAGTTTGCGGATCGGCACATCCATGACCTCCTCCACCCGGCCGGAGATCTGGATATGGTTCCAGTCCACCAGGACAGTGACAGGGAGATTGTACTTGACAATGATCCGCCTCGCTTCGGCGATCTGCCCCTTGCCCTGCTCGCCGTCACTCATGAGGACATAGGTATGTCTTGTTGAACCGCGGAGCTGCTGGGCAAGGGCGTACCCCGCGCCGGCGGCAAGCCCCTGGCCGAGATTGCCCGTCCCCCAGTCGATACCCGGGACCTCGCGTTCCACGTGTCCCTGAAAGGCGCTCCCGGCCTGCCGGAAGTGGGCCACCGCCTCCCGGGAATCGAAGAACCCCCAGGCCGCCAGGGCCGCATAGACTCCGGGAGAGGTGTGGCCGTGACTGACCACCACATGATCCCGATCCAGCCCGTCGCAGTTCTCCGGCGTCAGATCGGCCACGCCGTAGGTAAGCAGAAACATCTCCATGCTGGAAAGCGATCCGGCCGGATGCCCGCTTCCCGCAATGGTCGTCATGGCCAGTGCCCACAGCCGGCACTGCCGTGCCGCCTCATGAAGGCGTTCCTCGCCGCCGCTGTCCAGTGCGTCCCGCGCACAGCCCCTGATTCCAAGTTGTTGTAGGTCCATCCTGCCATCGCTCCTTGTCTCGATTCCCGTACTACCCTGCCGAAAGCCGGGCGTCCGCGCTGCACCGCGACATCCGGATCATCGGCGCACCCCTGTCCGGCAACGTACCGAACGTTCCGACATCTGCCAAGCATAATGCCCCTCCAGCTTCGGAGGGGCATGGTCATTATACGACACTTACGGGGAATGTCGAAAAACCGGGCTGTGGTTACAGCACGCTCTCGGCGGAAACATAGTCCGCGTCGAAACCAAAGGCATCCGCCACCGGCTTGAAGGTCACCTTGCCCTTGTACATGTTGAGTCCCTTCAGGAGTGCCGTATTCTCCCTGCAGGCCGCTTCGACGCCCTTGTCGGCGAGCTGGAGACCGTACTTGATGGTGTAGTTGTTGAGAGAGAATGTGGAGGTTCTGGCATAGGCGCCGGGCATATTGGCCACACAGTAGTGCACCACATCGTCGACGATGTAGACCGGATCGCTGTGGGTGGTGGGCTTGGAGGTCTCCGCCACACCCCCCTGATCGATGGCCACGTCCACAAAGACGGCGCCCTCTTTCATCAGAGCAAGGTGTTCCCGTTTGATCAGCTTGGGTGCCTTGGTGCCGGGGATCAACACCGCACCGATCACCACATCCGACTCGCGGAGGCAATCCTCCAGATTGTGGCTGTCGCTGTACACGGGGAAGACATTGGCCGGCATGATCTGCTCGAGGAATTCGAGCTGCTCCAGCTTGACATCCAGGACATTCACCTTCGCGCCCAGGCCGGCGGCGATCTTCGCGGCGTTCATCCCCACCGTGCCGCCGCCCACGACAGATACCGTGGCCGGTGCAACGCCCGGTACGCCGGAGGCGAGCAGGCCGCGCCCGCCGTAGGCCTTGCCCAGATAGTAAGCACCGACCAGCGACGACATCCGGCCGGCAACCTCGCTCATCGGTTTGAGCAACGGAAGACCGCCGTTCGCATCCTGGACCGTTTCGTAGGCCAGGGCGACAATCTTTTTGTCCATGCAGGCCTTGGTAAGACGCTCGTCTGCGGCGAAGTGAAAGTAGGTATAGACGAGCTGTCCCGGCTGCATCCGGTCGTACTCCTCCGGAAGGGGCTCTTTGACCTTGACGATCATCTCGGCACCCTTCCACACCTCCTCCGCCGTCTCCAGGAGGGTCGCACCGGCTGCGGTGTATTCCTCGTCACTGATACTGGAGCCGAGCCCGGCACCCTTCTGGACAACCACCTCGTGGCCCTTCGCAACATAGGCGCTGACAGCAGGCGGAGTCAGACCGACCCGATACTCGTGGTTCTTGACTTCCTTGGGGCAACCTATCTTCATTCCTACATCCTCCCTACTATTTTTATTTCCTGCATTACACACAAAAACACTACAACCATCACTATTGTAGAGCAAAGAACGATGGGCCGCAACAGTCAGCTGGTATACCGCCGGGGCACCCGCGGGGTGAACAGACTGGGGACCTCGTAATTGATCGTTCCCAGCCGGCCGGCAAACTCCTCGGGGGAAACGGCATCCTCGCCCTGACAACCGACGAAGACCACCTCGTCGCCGGCCTGAACGTCCTCGATGTGGCTCACGTCAACCATCGTCTGGTCCATGCAGATGGCACCCACAAGGGGTGCCCGCCTGCCGCGGATCAGGACCTCGCCCTTCATGGACAGGCTCCTGGGCAAGCCGTCGTGGTAGCCGATGGGGAGCACCCCGATCTGATCCTCTCCTCTGGTCATGTACCGGATCCCATAGCTCACACCCCAGCGGGCGGGAAGCGTCCGGACATCCATCAAAGCGCTTTTCACCCTGAAGCACTCCTGAAGATGAAAGGGCTGCCGACAGTAGGGGGAGGGCCACATCCCGTAGACCAGCAGACCTGGTCGGACGGCATCGAGATGCATTTCCGGAAAGTTGACGAAGGCGGCGCTATTGCAGACATGGCGGAGGGGAACACCGACCCCCTCCTCGCGAAGGCTCCCCAGTACGTCGCCGTACCGCTGGAACTGGGCATCGGTATACTCCCGGTGTCGTTCATCGGCGGTGGCGAAATGGGTAAACAGTCCGGAAAGCCTGAGTCCAGGCAGCGATCGGATCTCCCGGACAGCTTGCGGGAAGGCATCCGGCAGAAAACCGATCCGTCCCATACCGGTGTCGATCTTGATGTGGGCCAAAGCATCCTGACCGATGCCCTTGGCTGCTTCGCTGAAGGCCTTTGCGTTGGCCAGATTGAACAGGGTGATCTCGATATTGTTGAGGATCAGCTCCTCGGCGGCCTCTGCCGGGGAGGGGCCAAGGACAAGCACCGGATCCTGAATGCCCGCCTTGCGGAGATCCAGCGCTTCGTCGGGTGTCGCGACGGCAAAGCGCTGGCAACCCGCCTTCTGCAGCGCCTCGGCGACCGGTACCATCCCCATGCCGTATCCGTCGGCTTTCACCACACCGAAGACCTGGCATCCCGACCCTGCGTACCCGCGGATCGTCCTGAAGTTACCGGCAATGGCTTCCAGATCCACCTCCATACGTGTCGGTCGAAAGGTCACAGCATTCATCTCCTCTCCTCAGACGAGAACCATCATCCGTTTGTAGGATAATCCCCTTTCGGAGTATTCTAACACCTTTTGCTCCTTCTGTCGTTCGCTTCCACGTTCCACCGGGCTGTACCGGAGGAAAAGCCGGCGTGGAGACGCCGGCTTTTCCTCCTCCCTGATACTATTCCTCAAAGACAGTCTGGCCTGTCACCTCCGTCTGGAGCGCACGGAGCGCCTTCTCCACGAGGCCCCTCCGTAGTCCTTTCTGTTCTTCCGGGCTTTTGCCGGGATCACCGAGAGGATGGGGAATCGCTATGGCCGGCACAATCCGATTGGCGCCGACGGTCAGCGAGATGGGAACAATGGTGGCCACGTGGGCCACGGGGAGGCCTGCCCGTTCGATCTCCTTGACAAACGTTGCACCGCAACGCGTGCAGGTTCCTCAGGTGGAGGTGACGATGACGGCGTCAACCCCGTCGCGTTTCATCTGCTCGGCGAACTCCGCGGCGAACCGCTTGGCGTTGGCCACGGAGGTGCCGTTACCGACGGAGGAGTAGATCGTGTTGTGCAACCCCTTGAAGCGTCCTTCCCGTTCCAGATCGCGCATCACATCGACAGGCAAAACCATATCGGGATCCTGACAGGCGTAGGTGCTGTCGTAGCCGCCGTGGCAGCTTTCGTAATCCTGGGAGGTCAGATCATCGAGACCGGTGATGTCATAGGCCCCGTAGTTCTGGGCGCTGGAAGCGGCGATGTGGTCGGGGTTCCCCCTGGGCACGATGCCGCCGGAGGTCACCAGGGCAATGGTGCAGTCTGTCAGGTCGGTGATGGGCGGGTTGGGCTCCACCCTGTCGAAGACAGGCATCACGTACTCCGTGGTGAAGGGTTCGCCTTTCAGTTTCCTGGTGAATATGTCCAG encodes the following:
- the grdB gene encoding glycine reductase complex selenoprotein B is translated as MSYRIVHYINQFFAGIGGEEKADIAPEIREGVVGPGAAFRKAFGGEAEIVATVICGDSYFASDAETVAAGILDKIKDYRPDGVVLGPAFNAGRYGTACGAMGDAVAKSLDIPVVSGMYPENPGVDMFRKSLFIVETGDSARGMGKAVPAMARIMLKLLKGEALGSPAEEGYIQRGVRRNMFYQDLAAHRALDIFTRKLKGEPFTTEYVMPVFDRVEPNPPITDLTDCTIALVTSGGIVPRGNPDHIAASSAQNYGAYDITGLDDLTSQDYESCHGGYDSTYACQDPDMVLPVDVMRDLEREGRFKGLHNTIYSSVGNGTSVANAKRFAAEFAEQMKRDGVDAVIVTSTUGTCTRCGATFVKEIERAGLPVAHVATIVPISLTVGANRIVPAIAIPHPLGDPGKSPEEQKGLRRGLVEKALRALQTEVTGQTVFEE
- a CDS encoding tRNA (adenine-N1)-methyltransferase gives rise to the protein MMEPGTLVVLWSPRKGDSFIVRLREGASLGSHLGKVGHDEIMEQGFGDAVTTHTGNRLYLLRPQLGGFVRRLKRQTQIVYPKEAGYLLLHLGIAPGARVLECGTGSGALTTVFAHFVGDGGRVYSYDKRQNFTELAMANCCRWGVEDRVTFKVREVEEGFDERDVDALFLDVPKPWECLETAAVALAPGARIGILVPTVNQIDKTLQGFSRLGFVDVDVVEILERHYKTNPARLRPEDVMVGHTGFLVFASRVVADEQGGSGEPDREEPEALSDVEPGEGA
- the ald gene encoding alanine dehydrogenase, translated to MKIGCPKEVKNHEYRVGLTPPAVSAYVAKGHEVVVQKGAGLGSSISDEEYTAAGATLLETAEEVWKGAEMIVKVKEPLPEEYDRMQPGQLVYTYFHFAADERLTKACMDKKIVALAYETVQDANGGLPLLKPMSEVAGRMSSLVGAYYLGKAYGGRGLLASGVPGVAPATVSVVGGGTVGMNAAKIAAGLGAKVNVLDVKLEQLEFLEQIMPANVFPVYSDSHNLEDCLRESDVVIGAVLIPGTKAPKLIKREHLALMKEGAVFVDVAIDQGGVAETSKPTTHSDPVYIVDDVVHYCVANMPGAYARTSTFSLNNYTIKYGLQLADKGVEAACRENTALLKGLNMYKGKVTFKPVADAFGFDADYVSAESVL
- a CDS encoding transketolase — translated: MDLQQLGIRGCARDALDSGGEERLHEAARQCRLWALAMTTIAGSGHPAGSLSSMEMFLLTYGVADLTPENCDGLDRDHVVVSHGHTSPGVYAALAAWGFFDSREAVAHFRQAGSAFQGHVEREVPGIDWGTGNLGQGLAAGAGYALAQQLRGSTRHTYVLMSDGEQGKGQIAEARRIIVKYNLPVTVLVDWNHIQISGRVEEVMDVPIRKLWEADGWEVLHVDGHDPAALYEGLRYSRNADRPVVLLCSTRMGRGVPFMEDVPDYHGKAASAEQLEEAFAILGGDLAMFRQAGERREAEAPAKGREVAPLPVAIDIGEPITYPADRKTDNRSAFGAALADVGERNGSSPTPLAVFDCDLAGSVKVKDFAKRCPEHFFELGIQEHATATVAGAASAGGVVPVWADFGVFGIDEAYNQQRLNDINRTSLTLALTHVGLDVGEDGMTHQCIDYVGLLRNLFGWRLIVPADPNQADRATRYALGEAGNVCLAMGRSKLPVLTGEDGAPLFGGDYSFTYGAVDRLRAGDDAAILTMGHMAWRALQARELLEKQGCRCAVYHVASPLDLDREALREAARTGCVVTYEDHNVRSGLGSLIAAELCAMGVRTAFASLGVSRYGASGGSDQVIAEMGLSPADLADAVMHNLSGGK
- the alr gene encoding alanine racemase, which translates into the protein MTFRPTRMEVDLEAIAGNFRTIRGYAGSGCQVFGVVKADGYGMGMVPVAEALQKAGCQRFAVATPDEALDLRKAGIQDPVLVLGPSPAEAAEELILNNIEITLFNLANAKAFSEAAKGIGQDALAHIKIDTGMGRIGFLPDAFPQAVREIRSLPGLRLSGLFTHFATADERHREYTDAQFQRYGDVLGSLREEGVGVPLRHVCNSAAFVNFPEMHLDAVRPGLLVYGMWPSPYCRQPFHLQECFRVKSALMDVRTLPARWGVSYGIRYMTRGEDQIGVLPIGYHDGLPRSLSMKGEVLIRGRRAPLVGAICMDQTMVDVSHIEDVQAGDEVVFVGCQGEDAVSPEEFAGRLGTINYEVPSLFTPRVPRRYTS